The Actinosynnema mirum DSM 43827 genomic interval ACGACGCGCTGGTCCGCGATGTCCTTGCCCAGCACGGTGTTCGCGCCGCGCAGGGCGGCGAGCGTGACGACGGCCGTGCCGTGCTGGTCGTCGTGCATGACCGGCACGTCCAGCGCCTCGATCAGCTTCGCCTCCAGCTCGAAGCAGCGCGGGGCGGAGACGTCCTCCAGGTTGACCGCGCCGAAGGACGGGCGCAGCCGGACCAGGGTCTCCACGATCTCGTCCACGTCGGTGGTGTCGAGCACCAGCGGGATGGAGTCGAGGCCGCCGAAGGCCTTGAACAGCGCGGCCTTGCCCTCCATGACGGGCAGCGAGGCGCGCGGGCCGATGTCGCCCAGGCCCAGCACGGCGGTGCCGTCGCTGACGACGGCGACCAGGCGGCCCGCCCAGGTGTAGCGGTCGGCGAGGGAGGGGTCGGCGGCGATGGCGCGGCTGACCCTGGCCACGCCGGGCGTGTAGGCGATGGACAGCGCCCTGGGGTCGGCGAGCGAGGCGGTGGCCCCCACGGCGAGCTTGCCGCCCTCGTGGGCGGTGAAGATCTCGTCGTCGGTGAGCTGGACTGGGGTGTCGTTCACTGCGGTCACTTGACCTGCGTCCTTCCTGCGGCGCGTGAGGCCGGTCAGCACTCCGGATCGCGTTGTCGCGCGTGATCGACGGGGCCGTCGGGTGTTAATGGGGCGCGGAACACCCATTCGGGGTCGAGTTGCGACCGAATGGCGGTCCGCGCGGCCTGGGTTCGCCAGATGTGGCAGCGTAGGGCATCACCGAGTGCGGTGGGGATCACACCATCGCAGCAGGTCAGGGCCATCTTCCAGAACGCTCGTCCGGTTTGGCGCGCGGTTCGGCGGATTTGCGCAGGCAGGATCGGTCAAGACCCGTAATGAACTAGGGTGACGCCCATGCAGGCACGCGAGTTGCGAATTCCCGGTGCGTTCGAGTTCACACCTTCGGTTTTCCCGGACGACCGCGGCTTCTTCGTCGCCCCGTTCCAGGAGTCGGCGTTCGAGCGGGCCACCGGGCACCGGCTGCGGGTCGCGCAGGTGAACCACTCGCAGTCCCGGCGCGGCGTGATCCGGGGGCTGCACTACGCGGACGTGCCGCCGGGGCAGGCGAAGTTCGTGCACTGCCCGCGCGGCAGGCTGCTGGACGTGGTGGTGGACGTGCGGGTCGGGTCGCCGACGTTCGGGCAGTGGGACGCGGTGGAGCTGTCGGCGGAGAAGTTCAACGGCGTGTACCTGCCCGAGGGGTTCGGCCACGCGCTGATGGCGCTGGAGGACGACACGGTCACCGCGTACCTGTGCAGCGAGGGGTTCAACCCGAAGGCGGAGCGCGGCGTCGACCCGCTGAGCCTGGACCTGCCGTGGCC includes:
- a CDS encoding dTDP-4-dehydrorhamnose 3,5-epimerase family protein, which codes for MQARELRIPGAFEFTPSVFPDDRGFFVAPFQESAFERATGHRLRVAQVNHSQSRRGVIRGLHYADVPPGQAKFVHCPRGRLLDVVVDVRVGSPTFGQWDAVELSAEKFNGVYLPEGFGHALMALEDDTVTAYLCSEGFNPKAERGVDPLSLDLPWPAGVEPVLSEKDAQAPSLAQAREQGLLPDYEECVRWYSELKRA